One region of Edaphobacter bradus genomic DNA includes:
- a CDS encoding glycoside hydrolase family 15 protein, producing the protein MSFQPIENYGVIGNMRSIALVGMDGSIDFLCYPDFDSPTVFVALLDANEGGRFQIQPQLTNMRIRQLYLPDTNILLTRFLAEEGVAELTDYMPIEKDVEQPNEIIRTVSVIRGNVHFKMHCQPRFNYARSAHRTEIAERCATFFPIDDICPPMALYSTVALEQHSEDVISHFDLQAGATATFVLGGLRPRDQPPEMEFVGQRFQQTSGFWKTWIAKSKYKGRWREMVNRSALMLKLLISREHGSLIAAPTFSLPESIGGVRNWDYRFTWLRDATFSLYALIRLGFVEEAEAFIEWLKGRLGDNAERGPLQVMYGIDGRQKLDELTLDHLSGYEGSRPVRIGNAAYQQLQLDIYGEMMDAIYLANKYGDPISYAGWQDVQRILEWLRKNWQRPDEGIWEVRGGGRGFLHSRVMSWVAFDRALRLAQKRSLSGPLDEWQRTRDEIRNDIFTNFWDDRLQSFVQAKGTEDLDASALLMPMMRFISPVDPMWISTLRAIEGRLIEDTLVRRYDVKRTHVDGLPGEEGSFIACSFWYVECLARAGDLERAQLLFEKLLGYANHLGLYSEELGANGQHLGNFPQALTHLALISAATYLDRALSGTGETVWR; encoded by the coding sequence ATGAGCTTTCAGCCTATTGAGAATTACGGCGTTATAGGCAACATGCGGTCGATTGCATTGGTAGGCATGGACGGCTCGATCGATTTTCTCTGCTACCCGGATTTCGATTCGCCCACTGTATTTGTTGCGCTGCTCGATGCAAACGAGGGTGGCCGGTTCCAGATTCAGCCCCAGCTCACGAACATGCGAATACGCCAGCTCTATTTGCCGGATACAAACATTCTGCTGACGCGATTTCTTGCCGAGGAAGGTGTAGCCGAGTTGACGGATTACATGCCGATTGAGAAGGACGTGGAACAGCCGAATGAAATCATTCGGACGGTCTCGGTGATCAGAGGCAACGTACATTTCAAAATGCATTGCCAGCCACGATTTAACTATGCAAGATCAGCGCACCGGACGGAAATCGCGGAGCGCTGCGCGACGTTCTTCCCGATCGACGATATTTGCCCGCCAATGGCTTTGTACTCCACTGTTGCTTTGGAGCAGCACTCCGAGGACGTAATCTCACACTTCGACTTGCAAGCCGGCGCAACCGCAACCTTTGTGCTCGGTGGACTCCGTCCCCGCGATCAACCACCTGAGATGGAGTTTGTAGGGCAGCGCTTCCAACAAACAAGCGGCTTCTGGAAGACATGGATTGCGAAATCGAAATACAAGGGTCGCTGGCGAGAGATGGTCAACCGCTCGGCTTTGATGTTGAAGTTGCTGATTAGCCGAGAGCATGGTTCATTAATCGCAGCGCCTACATTTTCTCTGCCGGAGAGTATTGGGGGAGTGCGGAATTGGGACTATCGCTTCACGTGGTTGCGAGATGCGACATTCTCGCTTTATGCACTGATTCGACTCGGATTTGTCGAAGAAGCGGAGGCATTCATTGAATGGCTGAAGGGGCGGCTGGGTGATAACGCGGAGCGAGGACCATTGCAAGTAATGTATGGAATCGATGGCAGACAAAAGCTCGACGAGCTGACGCTGGACCACCTGAGCGGGTACGAGGGTTCACGGCCAGTACGCATCGGAAACGCCGCTTATCAGCAGCTGCAATTGGATATTTACGGTGAAATGATGGACGCCATTTACCTGGCAAATAAATACGGCGATCCTATCTCATATGCCGGATGGCAGGATGTTCAGCGCATCCTCGAATGGTTGAGAAAGAACTGGCAACGGCCTGACGAGGGAATATGGGAAGTTCGCGGTGGAGGAAGAGGATTCCTCCACTCTCGCGTAATGTCTTGGGTTGCCTTCGATCGCGCTTTGCGTCTTGCACAGAAACGCTCGCTTTCGGGCCCTCTCGATGAGTGGCAACGCACGCGAGACGAAATTCGGAACGACATCTTTACGAACTTCTGGGATGACCGACTCCAGTCCTTTGTGCAAGCTAAAGGGACGGAAGATTTGGACGCTTCGGCGCTGCTGATGCCAATGATGAGGTTCATTAGCCCCGTGGACCCAATGTGGATCTCGACTCTGAGAGCCATAGAAGGAAGACTGATCGAAGACACGCTTGTCCGTCGCTACGACGTGAAACGCACACATGTAGACGGCCTTCCGGGTGAGGAGGGGAGTTTCATCGCGTGCTCGTTTTGGTATGTGGAATGCCTGGCCCGTGCTGGTGACCTGGAGAGGGCCCAGTTATTGTTTGAAAAGCTCTTGGGATATGCCAATCATCTCGGCCTGTATTCGGAGGAACTTGGTGCGAATGGGCAACATCTTGGGAATTTCCCCCAAGCGTTGACACATCTTGCGCTGATCAGCGCGGCAACCTATCTTGACAGGGCCCTCTCGGGAACAGGAGAGACGGTGTGGCGCTAG
- a CDS encoding TonB-dependent receptor, with protein MTNLSRKLSLFAILLFGIGTVGLCAQATAINGSIVGDVVDAGGAMVPGVAVEADEVETAVAHQAVTDGSGHFEFLSLQPGPYVVKISKPGFAQTIQENLTLLIGHTISLRMTLQVAGTTTEIIVTSAPLLDIVTTSSTTTLAEQMIATTPVLGRKFEDLLTLTPGVSISQGPDGDEININGQRGIYNNISLDGGDYNNGFFGEQSGGQRAAVDITLEAVKEFQVVATGANAEFGRTGGGVVNVITKSGTNDLHGSAFYYQRLEGLTAATSDGTPLTNFHREQFGGSAGGHIIKDKLFFFGAAEGIDENLLRTNLSTYNAKALASSPCPVSNPVFRSNITEAQIAANGDCQRQVLLNFYKTNFNQNEGLPVDHVVHNGAFFGRIDYSINPKNQFFGSYNFDYSRNPNQTFDVATYGTTANGVEGGAHIQTLNFNLTSTLNERHLNEAHVTYGHETRPRSAINGNAVGDTGIGFFPSFRFGQPFFLGPGASETFYHLDFKDNFSWIVGKHTLKFGGEYLYSHNTQIFDGFALGRYIFGDTVGFLHYATAASAGNGFGPNTQSCSDGSYVTAPASCPAGTTNFGSPLLLYLQDAGTRAGQTVQQAGYSDIGNHEPAVFAQDTWQVLPRLTLNYGLRWDAQIFPDPVVAPSKTLYGPYINNSSLPIPFPSTGHIPNQKTQFQPRFGFAYDIVGGGKSVLRGSAGIFYARQNMLTQVGAITTNGVQQQTLTNFSGLGNPTYGQGLPVSPCPVTGCPFAGVTVFDRNYHNPRILAFNVGYEQQIFRDFVAFVDFTDSKGVYLTRFVNPNVGPTAVLPGKCGPACDSDTVSYAGPAPFLIKGQELGQVTNTISNAKSLYRGVTFGVRKHFTHHFQVEAQYTYSHDRDDDSNERDPFTFRYANLYNLASEYSLSDRDEAHKFNAFALGDLPWGFKGNLRIQQHSAEPQTDNVLGTGTGAPCSFNNSLTRFVNGIDCGRNHLRKDNAFFVLDFGVARPFKFHDGKWELVPRVEMFNTFNNKNNLNPLSSVPLFDFSGFLRVGVGDPRQAQLSMRFVF; from the coding sequence ATGACGAATCTTTCAAGAAAACTCTCTCTATTCGCGATCCTGTTGTTCGGGATCGGGACGGTGGGTCTGTGTGCTCAGGCAACGGCGATTAACGGAAGCATTGTGGGTGATGTTGTGGACGCAGGCGGGGCGATGGTTCCTGGCGTTGCGGTTGAGGCGGACGAGGTCGAGACCGCTGTAGCTCATCAGGCGGTCACGGACGGATCAGGTCATTTCGAGTTCCTCTCTCTCCAACCGGGGCCCTATGTTGTCAAGATCTCGAAGCCTGGATTCGCCCAGACCATCCAGGAGAACCTGACGCTTTTGATAGGCCACACCATATCGCTCAGAATGACGCTGCAGGTTGCGGGGACGACGACCGAGATCATCGTGACCTCCGCGCCATTGCTGGATATTGTTACGACCTCTTCGACCACGACACTGGCGGAGCAGATGATTGCGACGACGCCAGTTCTCGGCCGCAAGTTCGAGGACCTGCTCACCCTGACACCGGGTGTCAGCATCTCGCAGGGGCCGGACGGCGACGAGATCAACATCAACGGGCAGCGCGGCATCTACAACAACATCAGCCTCGATGGCGGCGACTATAACAACGGCTTCTTCGGCGAGCAGTCGGGCGGCCAGCGCGCGGCAGTCGATATCACTCTTGAAGCTGTCAAGGAGTTTCAGGTTGTGGCCACCGGCGCCAACGCGGAGTTCGGCCGGACCGGTGGCGGTGTCGTGAACGTCATCACGAAGTCCGGTACCAATGACCTTCATGGCAGCGCCTTCTATTACCAGCGGCTTGAGGGTTTGACGGCCGCTACTTCCGACGGCACGCCTCTGACGAACTTTCATCGCGAGCAGTTCGGCGGCAGCGCGGGCGGCCACATCATCAAGGACAAGCTCTTCTTCTTCGGGGCGGCCGAGGGCATCGACGAAAACCTACTGCGGACGAACCTGAGCACTTATAACGCAAAAGCTCTGGCCTCGAGCCCTTGCCCGGTGTCCAATCCCGTGTTTCGCTCCAACATCACTGAAGCGCAGATCGCCGCTAACGGCGATTGCCAACGTCAGGTGCTGCTCAACTTCTACAAGACCAACTTCAATCAGAACGAGGGCCTGCCTGTCGATCACGTGGTCCACAACGGGGCGTTCTTCGGCCGCATCGACTACTCGATTAACCCGAAGAACCAGTTCTTCGGCTCTTACAACTTTGACTATTCGAGAAATCCCAACCAGACCTTCGACGTCGCCACGTATGGCACGACTGCCAACGGCGTGGAAGGCGGGGCCCATATCCAGACACTCAACTTTAACCTGACGTCGACGCTAAACGAGCGACACCTGAACGAGGCGCACGTGACCTATGGGCATGAGACGCGTCCGCGGTCGGCGATCAACGGGAACGCGGTGGGCGATACGGGCATCGGATTCTTTCCGTCGTTCCGGTTTGGCCAGCCGTTCTTCCTGGGACCGGGCGCCAGCGAGACCTTCTACCATCTGGATTTCAAAGACAACTTCTCCTGGATCGTCGGCAAGCATACGCTCAAGTTTGGCGGCGAATATCTTTACAGCCACAATACGCAGATCTTCGACGGGTTCGCTCTGGGCCGCTACATCTTCGGTGACACCGTCGGCTTCCTGCACTACGCAACGGCAGCGAGTGCAGGCAACGGTTTTGGGCCGAACACGCAGTCATGTTCTGACGGCTCCTACGTCACAGCTCCAGCGTCTTGCCCGGCAGGGACGACGAACTTCGGCAGCCCGCTTCTCCTGTACCTTCAGGATGCGGGCACGCGGGCAGGACAGACGGTCCAGCAGGCCGGCTATTCCGACATCGGCAACCATGAGCCGGCAGTCTTTGCTCAGGACACCTGGCAGGTGTTGCCGCGGCTGACCCTCAACTACGGCCTGCGGTGGGACGCGCAGATCTTCCCCGATCCGGTGGTCGCGCCCTCAAAGACGCTGTATGGACCGTACATCAACAATTCGTCCTTACCCATACCTTTTCCTTCGACAGGCCACATTCCCAATCAGAAGACGCAGTTTCAGCCGCGTTTCGGCTTTGCGTATGACATCGTCGGCGGCGGCAAGTCGGTGCTTCGCGGCAGCGCCGGAATCTTCTACGCACGGCAGAACATGCTGACCCAAGTCGGAGCAATCACCACGAACGGCGTGCAGCAACAGACCCTCACAAATTTCTCGGGACTCGGCAATCCGACCTACGGCCAGGGTCTTCCCGTCTCCCCTTGTCCTGTTACCGGCTGCCCCTTTGCCGGAGTTACCGTCTTCGACAGGAACTACCACAACCCCCGCATCCTTGCGTTCAACGTCGGCTACGAGCAGCAGATCTTCCGGGACTTCGTGGCCTTCGTGGACTTCACGGACTCGAAGGGCGTGTATCTGACGCGCTTCGTCAATCCCAACGTGGGACCGACCGCGGTACTTCCCGGTAAGTGCGGCCCCGCCTGCGATTCTGACACCGTGTCTTACGCGGGCCCCGCGCCGTTTTTGATAAAAGGCCAGGAGCTTGGCCAGGTCACCAATACCATCAGCAATGCCAAGTCGCTTTATCGCGGTGTCACCTTCGGGGTTCGGAAGCACTTCACACACCACTTCCAGGTCGAAGCACAGTACACCTACTCGCATGACCGTGACGACGACTCCAACGAGCGCGATCCATTCACCTTCCGTTACGCCAACCTCTACAATCTTGCGTCAGAGTATTCCCTCTCGGACCGCGATGAGGCGCACAAGTTCAACGCGTTCGCACTTGGGGATCTACCCTGGGGCTTCAAGGGCAACCTTCGCATCCAGCAGCACTCCGCCGAACCGCAGACCGACAACGTTTTAGGCACTGGAACCGGAGCGCCGTGCAGCTTCAACAACTCGCTGACGCGTTTCGTCAACGGCATCGACTGCGGCCGCAACCACCTTCGCAAAGACAATGCCTTCTTCGTGCTCGACTTCGGCGTGGCTCGTCCCTTCAAGTTCCATGACGGAAAGTGGGAACTCGTTCCTCGCGTCGAGATGTTCAACACCTTCAACAACAAGAACAATCTCAACCCGCTGAGCTCGGTGCCTCTCTTCGATTTCAGCGGCTTCCTGCGTGTCGGAGTCGGTGATCCCCGGCAGGCTCAACTCTCGATGCGCTTCGTCTTCTAG
- a CDS encoding isocitrate lyase/PEP mutase family protein has product MNPMVPPTIPLPEATAAHRAAFRQLHESGFFVIPNPWDVGTARMLLALGFKALATTSSGFAFSHGLPDTDWAVPRDLMLQHIASIVAAVDLPINADFEAGYAHAPEQVAENVRLCVETGVAGLSIEDATGDSAKPLYDLPLATERIRAAREAVGNSGILLTARAECFLVNCPDPLAESIRRLQAYAEAGADVLYAPGARTREQIQAIVAAAHPKPINVLVTSSTPMSLSELADLGVRRVSTGSALARAAWTGFLKAARGIAHENTMAGLDGITPFDEINNFFRKDLACRAIEEADKT; this is encoded by the coding sequence ATGAATCCCATGGTCCCCCCAACGATCCCGCTCCCCGAAGCCACAGCCGCCCACCGGGCCGCCTTCCGCCAGCTCCACGAGAGCGGCTTCTTCGTCATCCCCAACCCCTGGGACGTCGGAACCGCCCGCATGCTCCTCGCGCTGGGCTTCAAGGCGCTGGCCACGACCAGCTCCGGCTTCGCCTTCAGCCACGGTCTTCCCGACACCGACTGGGCCGTGCCCCGCGACCTCATGCTCCAGCACATCGCCTCCATCGTCGCTGCCGTTGACCTCCCCATCAACGCCGACTTCGAAGCCGGCTACGCCCACGCCCCCGAGCAGGTCGCCGAAAACGTCCGTCTCTGCGTCGAGACCGGCGTCGCCGGCCTCTCCATCGAGGACGCCACCGGCGACTCCGCCAAACCGCTCTACGATCTCCCCCTCGCCACCGAGCGCATCCGCGCCGCCCGTGAGGCCGTCGGCAACTCCGGAATCCTGCTCACCGCCCGCGCTGAGTGCTTCCTCGTCAACTGCCCCGACCCACTTGCCGAATCCATCCGACGCCTCCAGGCCTACGCCGAAGCCGGAGCTGACGTCCTCTACGCCCCCGGAGCACGCACCCGCGAGCAGATCCAGGCCATCGTCGCCGCCGCCCACCCCAAACCCATCAATGTGCTCGTCACCTCCAGCACGCCCATGTCGCTGTCCGAACTGGCAGACCTCGGAGTCCGGCGCGTAAGCACCGGCTCCGCCCTCGCCCGAGCCGCCTGGACCGGCTTCCTAAAAGCCGCCCGCGGAATCGCGCACGAAAACACCATGGCCGGACTCGACGGAATCACACCCTTCGACGAGATCAACAACTTCTTCCGCAAAGACCTCGCCTGCCGAGCCATCGAAGAAGCCGACAAAACGTAA
- a CDS encoding YidH family protein: MPNPAEQDPRVYFAAERTLLAWIRTGVALMAFGFAIARFGLFLRQMQAARTATTAHSIWGSPLTGVVLIALGILVNVSASINHVRIVRQLSSGTWIPGKISKTAIILSALLAVLGTAMAIYLLLIH, translated from the coding sequence ATGCCAAACCCCGCCGAGCAGGACCCGCGCGTCTACTTCGCCGCCGAGCGAACCCTGCTCGCCTGGATCCGGACCGGCGTTGCTCTCATGGCCTTCGGATTCGCCATCGCCCGCTTCGGCTTATTTCTCCGCCAGATGCAGGCCGCCCGGACCGCCACGACCGCTCACAGCATCTGGGGCTCGCCCCTCACCGGAGTCGTTCTCATCGCCCTCGGCATCCTCGTCAACGTCAGCGCCTCCATCAACCACGTCCGCATTGTCCGGCAGCTAAGCTCCGGGACCTGGATTCCCGGCAAGATCTCAAAGACCGCTATCATCCTCTCCGCCCTCCTCGCTGTCCTCGGCACAGCCATGGCAATCTACCTTCTCCTCATCCACTGA
- the yajC gene encoding preprotein translocase subunit YajC: MLAIWFQSAPSGLGSLGGLALPVLFFVVLYVLMIVPNQRKQKKWQEMLGQLKAGDRVTTNGGIRGTILTVKDDAVVLRVQPDGVKLEFVKNSIAAVTTDEQAS, from the coding sequence ATGTTGGCAATCTGGTTTCAAAGCGCACCGTCCGGGCTTGGCAGTCTCGGCGGGCTTGCGCTACCCGTGCTGTTCTTTGTGGTGCTGTACGTTCTGATGATCGTACCCAACCAGCGGAAGCAGAAAAAATGGCAGGAGATGCTGGGCCAGTTAAAGGCCGGCGACCGCGTCACGACTAACGGCGGCATCCGCGGGACGATTCTCACGGTGAAGGACGACGCCGTGGTGTTGCGGGTTCAGCCAGACGGCGTCAAGCTGGAGTTTGTGAAGAACTCGATCGCCGCGGTAACGACTGACGAACAGGCGTCGTAG
- the secD gene encoding protein translocase subunit SecD — protein MGKNLAGKTAFIVAVLVIFCFGIVGIPHGSLKQSITDRIHLGLDLKGGTHLVLEVHVAEAVASATDRDAVRLTQDLQTAGISGVTAGKTDSTHPEKITVSGIPIGKMTDARGVFSGNTYGDYEATTAADGTVTLTMKQAAIRSLSERTVDTSIETIRERIDKLGVTEPIIQKYGLGENQILVELPGISDSGRVEEIIQSTAKLEIHAVAGGPYATDQEALQANNGVIPPDAVLVKGSATAESPEQVWLLKRVSEVEGTDFRDAQPSNDQNGRPNITFTLTTEAGDRFYKYTSEHSSSSASPGSMAIVLDNRVREVAGIQSAIRDRGEITGGFTKQQAADLSLMLRTGALPASISFLETRSVGPSLGQASIRQGVIAAVAGMTAVMIFMLIYYRGSGINADLALILNLLILLGFMGFTGSTLTLPGIAGVILTIGMGVDSNVLIFERIREELRAGKAAASAVQQGFAHAWITIIDTHVTTIVSALILFLFGTGPVRGFAVTLTFGLLANLFTAVFVSRVIFDSHLKNKERGAALSI, from the coding sequence ATGGGTAAAAATCTGGCCGGCAAGACGGCATTCATCGTAGCGGTTCTGGTGATCTTCTGCTTCGGCATCGTGGGAATCCCCCACGGTAGCCTGAAGCAGTCCATTACGGACCGTATCCACCTGGGACTGGACCTTAAGGGCGGCACGCACCTGGTGCTTGAGGTTCACGTGGCCGAGGCGGTTGCATCGGCCACCGACCGCGACGCGGTGCGACTGACGCAGGACCTGCAGACGGCGGGAATCTCGGGCGTGACGGCGGGCAAGACCGACTCGACGCATCCGGAGAAGATCACCGTCAGCGGCATTCCCATCGGGAAGATGACGGACGCGCGCGGCGTCTTTAGCGGCAACACCTATGGCGACTACGAGGCCACGACGGCTGCCGATGGAACCGTGACGCTGACGATGAAGCAGGCAGCGATCCGGTCGCTCAGCGAGCGCACGGTCGATACCTCGATCGAGACGATTCGCGAGCGCATCGACAAGCTGGGCGTCACTGAGCCGATCATCCAGAAGTACGGCCTTGGCGAGAACCAGATCCTGGTCGAGCTGCCGGGTATCTCTGACTCTGGCCGCGTCGAGGAGATCATTCAGTCGACGGCCAAGCTTGAGATTCACGCAGTCGCCGGCGGCCCGTACGCGACCGATCAGGAGGCCCTGCAGGCCAACAACGGCGTCATTCCTCCCGATGCGGTGCTCGTGAAGGGATCCGCGACTGCCGAATCTCCGGAGCAGGTCTGGCTGCTGAAGCGCGTCAGCGAGGTGGAAGGCACGGACTTCCGCGATGCGCAGCCTTCGAACGACCAGAACGGCCGCCCGAACATCACCTTCACCCTGACGACTGAGGCTGGTGACCGCTTCTACAAGTACACGAGCGAGCACTCGAGCTCGAGCGCTTCGCCGGGTTCGATGGCGATCGTTCTCGACAACAGGGTCCGCGAGGTCGCGGGAATTCAGTCGGCGATTCGCGACCGCGGCGAGATCACTGGCGGCTTCACCAAGCAGCAGGCGGCCGATCTGAGCCTGATGCTGCGCACCGGTGCGCTTCCGGCTTCGATCTCGTTCCTGGAGACGCGCAGTGTGGGGCCGAGCCTGGGCCAGGCGTCGATCCGGCAGGGCGTTATTGCGGCGGTGGCCGGCATGACTGCGGTCATGATCTTCATGCTGATCTACTACCGCGGTTCAGGAATCAATGCCGACCTGGCGCTGATCCTGAACCTGTTGATCCTGCTTGGATTCATGGGCTTCACGGGCTCTACGCTGACGCTGCCGGGCATCGCGGGCGTCATCCTGACCATTGGTATGGGCGTCGACTCGAACGTGCTGATCTTTGAGAGGATCCGTGAGGAGCTGCGCGCGGGCAAGGCGGCGGCCTCGGCCGTGCAGCAGGGCTTCGCGCACGCCTGGATCACCATCATCGACACGCACGTGACGACGATCGTCTCGGCGCTGATTCTGTTTCTGTTCGGCACGGGGCCGGTGCGCGGCTTTGCCGTGACGCTGACGTTCGGCCTGCTGGCGAACCTCTTTACAGCGGTGTTTGTCTCGCGCGTGATCTTCGATTCGCATTTGAAGAACAAGGAGCGCGGGGCGGCACTTTCGATATAG
- the secF gene encoding protein translocase subunit SecF codes for MEFFRGTNIDWLGKKWYFLGFSLIFSVSGVLSMLFWHGIPKGVDFTGGTQIRVAFDQNPNEDHIRQAIDRGGVHNASIQRVSDPSGHAANKVIIALPIASASDQAHDVGRQSVENALNANYRDSKFQIEQVEIVGPTAGKQLQKQAWLATVYSLIGMLVYLWFRFELIYGVAAVVAVFHDTLITVGAFSLTNQEITLTVIAAILTLIGYSMNDTIVVFDRIRENLATSRRETLSEVVNRSINQTLSRTVLTSGLTFLTVLSLYLFGGEVLHGFSFALVVGILIGTYSSIAVAAPMLVAYQDWRASRGKAVSLPAGKRARA; via the coding sequence GTGGAATTCTTTCGTGGCACTAATATCGACTGGCTTGGGAAGAAGTGGTACTTCCTGGGCTTCTCTCTGATCTTCTCCGTCTCCGGCGTGCTGAGCATGCTGTTCTGGCATGGGATCCCGAAGGGCGTGGACTTTACGGGCGGCACGCAGATTCGCGTGGCCTTCGACCAGAACCCGAACGAGGACCACATCCGGCAGGCGATCGACCGCGGCGGCGTGCATAATGCCAGCATCCAGCGTGTCAGCGATCCCAGTGGCCATGCGGCGAACAAGGTCATCATCGCCCTGCCGATTGCGTCGGCGAGCGACCAGGCGCACGACGTCGGACGGCAGAGCGTGGAGAATGCGCTGAATGCGAATTACCGTGACTCGAAGTTCCAGATCGAGCAGGTGGAGATCGTGGGGCCGACGGCCGGCAAGCAGTTGCAGAAGCAGGCGTGGCTGGCGACCGTCTACTCGCTCATCGGAATGCTGGTGTATCTGTGGTTCCGCTTTGAGCTGATCTATGGCGTGGCGGCGGTGGTGGCGGTGTTCCACGACACGCTCATCACGGTGGGCGCGTTCAGCCTTACAAATCAGGAGATTACGCTGACGGTCATCGCGGCGATCCTGACCCTGATCGGCTACTCGATGAACGACACGATCGTGGTCTTCGACCGTATCCGCGAGAATCTGGCCACTTCCAGGCGCGAGACGCTGTCTGAGGTCGTCAACCGCAGCATCAACCAGACGCTGAGCCGGACCGTGTTGACCTCGGGATTGACCTTTCTGACGGTGCTTTCCCTTTATTTATTCGGCGGCGAGGTGCTGCACGGCTTTTCATTTGCGCTGGTTGTCGGTATTCTGATCGGCACCTACTCATCCATTGCAGTCGCTGCGCCGATGCTGGTTGCATACCAAGATTGGCGAGCCAGCAGGGGCAAGGCGGTTTCGCTTCCAGCTGGCAAACGCGCCAGGGCCTGA